A genomic stretch from Lathyrus oleraceus cultivar Zhongwan6 chromosome 2, CAAS_Psat_ZW6_1.0, whole genome shotgun sequence includes:
- the LOC127123389 gene encoding uncharacterized protein LOC127123389 produces MVDEELHFKTILRRKNAAKARIYRKSVIDDKKSKRLKTAQKENGTFDKRCGNDSTALRIPLSELSPNILNDGRGIANVEVSRQLHSSLKTKPSTNNNIRSKKISSRNITKLGVNLSKRFDNTFAATTSNQDPIPELQLNELFASDSGDGNMNDESNGYSSATNSSFDEDEMSNGTDAMETFEITSGGYYDIGDPVIECQYCGANMWSKSGVDVNIVRKLSEMLYEHNVHAQSFRMARDILCEEGVSDLKLRLISERRNDGRIYNQPTVSEVTALIVGDVDTAEKRDIIVQKQCGELQRINEYHTSYLGYQYPLLFPYGEDGYRPNVRHRDKGTNIRHFTDITQSEQNNKNIPWEEATKRNRLTIREWLAFRIQSRSNEAQTLLRSRRLYQQFLVDGFTMMESERLRWLRKNQSKLRVGKYHNLNEYNSNGETHGSNTGKRVVLPSSYVGSSRYMDQLYFDGMAICSYVGFPDLFITFTCNPNWPEIQRSLGSVHLKASDRPDIISRVFKMKFDELLSDLTKKSLLGKVLAYMYTIEFQKRGLPHAHILIFLHPSNKYPTPSDIDRIISAKIPDQDTNEELYNLVKTHMIHGPCGFANRSSPCMKDGKCSKYFPKQFQPETIVDQDGFPVYRRRDNGHTVLKNGIQVDNRNVVPYNAKLLTKYQAHINMEWCNQSTSNKYLFKYINKGYDRITAAIVPNDDGTSNQPQNIDEIKQYIDCRYVSPSEASWRIFSFPIHGRKPAVERLYFHCEGQNSVYYTDFDRINTVLEKPSVTESMFTSWFEANCKYPEAQNLTYNKFVSKFVYVKKKREWKPRQKVNNVKYDTFRDACFAMGFIGDDREFIAAIKEANHWGSGSINKPRHVWSKTCHLLADGILYAQQRIANNRGLRLLDEEIMNLTLIEIERNLQRKSRSLKEFAGMPYPSGYVVEQLGNKLIYEERSYNPAEQLQEYNNLFFNLTVFCFEAFDKTLKDIMGRSNCSDKLLGGKVIVFGGDFRQILPVVPRGSRSDIIHSTINSSYIWDHCVVLKLTKNMRLQQAGNTSSTSELELFSNWILKVGDGKLEEPNDGYTDIPIPNDFLISNYDDPLEAIVSETYPNFLNNYRNPEFLQSRAILAGTIETIDIINQYVLEFIPGEEKEYLSSDSVDTFDGEGNEAFDVLTPEFLNTLTTSSLPNHKIKLKIGTPIMLLRNIDQPEGLCNGTRLIVTRLANHGNESSLSKRLRTGFV; encoded by the exons ATGGTAGATGAAGAATTACATTTTAAAACTATTTTGAGGAGGAAGAATGCTGCAAAAGCCAGAATTTATAGAAAGAGTGTTATTGATGACAAGAAATCTAAGAGGTTGAAAACTGCTCAAAAAGAAAACGGTACATTTGATAAAAGATGCGGCAATGACTCAACAGCTTTGAGGATACCACTATCAGAACTTTCACCAAACATACTAAATGACGGTCGTGGTATAGCCAACGTTGAAGTAAGTCGTCAACTTCATTCGTCCTTAAAGACTAAGCCAAGTACCAATAATAATATCAGATCAAAAAAGATATCAAGCAGAAACATTACTAAATTAGGAGTTAACTTATCTAAGAGGTTTGACAATACATTTGCTGCAACAACATCAAACCAAGATCCAATACCAGAATTGCAACTCAATGAGCTTTTTGCATCTGATAGTGGAGACGGTAATATGAATGATGAATCTAACG GTTACAGTTCAGCAACAAATTCAAGttttgatgaagatgaaatgtCTAATGGAACAGATGCTATGGAAACTTTTGAAATTACATCAG GAGGGTATTATGATATAGGGGATCCTGTCATTGAATGTCAATATTGTGGTGCAAATATGTG GTCAAAAAGTGGAGTTGATGTTAATATTGTGAGAAAACTATCTGAAATGTTATATGAACATAATGTTCATGCACAATCATTTCGCATGGCAAGGGACATACTTTGTGAAGAAGGTGTTTCTGATTTAAAACTTCGTTTAATATCTGAACGAAGAAATGATGGAAGGATATATAATCAACCAACTGTATCCGAAGTAACTGCTTTAATTGTTGGAGATGTCGACACTGCAGAAAAAAGAGACATTATAGTGCAAAAACAATGTGGCGAACTTCAAAGGATAAATGAGTATCATACCAGTTATTTAGGATATCAGTACCCATTATTATTTCCATATGGTGAGGATGGATATAGACCTAATGTGAGGCACCGTGATAAAGGGACAAATATTCGCCACTTCACAGACATAACACAGTCAGAACAGAACAATAAAAATATTCCTTGGGAAGAAGCAACAAAGCGAAATCGACTTACAATAAGAGAGTGGTTGGCCTTTAGAATTCAATCAAGATCTAATGAAGCACAAACATTGTTGCGATCAAGGAGACTTTATCAACAATTTTTGGTAGATGGTTTTACAATGATGGAATCAGAAAGACTTAGGTGGCTTCGAAAGAATCAGTCAAAACTGAGGGTTGGCAAGTATCACAATTTGAATGAATATAATTCAAATGGAGAAACGCACGGGTCAAACACAGGTAAGAGGGTTGTGCTACCTTCTTCATACGTTGGTAGTAGTAGATATATGGATCAACTATACTTTGACGGAATGGCAATATGCAGCTATGTCGGATTTCCAGATCTTTTCATTACATTCACATGTAACCCCAACTGGCCTGAAATTCAGCGTTCGCTTGGTTCTGTTCATCTAAAAGCATCAGATCGTCCTGACATCATTTCAAGAGTCTTTAAAATGAAATTTGATGAGCTTTTGTCTGATCTCACAAAGAAAAGTCTATTGGGGAAAGTTCTTGCAT aTATGTATACAATTGAGTTTCAAAAGAGAGGATTACCACATGCTCACATCTTAATTTTCCTCCATCCATCTAACAAATATCCAACTCCAAGTGATATTGATCGCATTATTTCAGCTAAAATACCTGACCAAGATACCAATGAAGAGTTGTATAATTTGGTTAAAACTCACATGATTCATGGCCCGTGTGGATTTGCAAATCGATCTTCACCGTGCATGAAAGATGGAAAATGTTCTAAATATTTTCCAAAACAGTTTCAGCCCGAAACAATTGTTGATCAAGATGGGTTTCCGGTATATAGAAGAAGGGACAATGGACATACAGTTCTTAAGAATGGAATTCAAGTCGATAACCGGAATGTTGTTCCATACAATGCAAAGTTGTTGACAAAGTACCAAGCTCACATAAACATGGAATGGTGCAATCAAAGTACATCGAATAAGTACTTATTCAAGTACATCAACAAAGGTTACGACAGAATCACCGCTGCCATTGTACCGAATGATGATGGAACTTCCAACCAGCCGCAGAATATTGATGAGATCAAACAGTATATTGATTGTAG GTACGTTTCTCCGAGTGAAGCATCTTGGAGGATATTCTCCTTTCCAATCCATGGTAGAAAACCAGCTGTTGAGAGACTGTACTTTCATTGTGAAGGTCAAAATTCGGTATATTACACTGATTTTGATCGTATCAATACAGTTCTGGAAAAACCAAGTGTAACTGAATCGATGTTTACATCATGGTTCGAAGCAAATTGCAAGTATCCTGAAGCACAAAATTTAACTTACAACAAATTTGTTTCAAAATTTGTTTATGTTAAGAAAAAAAGAGAATGGAAACCCCGTCAAAAAG TGAATAACGTAAAATATGATACTTTCCGGGATGCCTGTTTTGCTATGGGTTTTATCGGCGATGATAGAGAATTCATTGCAGCTATTAAAGAGGCAAATCATTGGGGTTCAG GCAGCATTAACAAGCCAAGACATGTATGGAGTAAAACATGTCATCTCTTAGCTGATGGAATACTATATGCTCAACAGCGAATTGCAAACAATAGAG GTTTGAGGTTGTTGGATGAAGAGATAATGAATTTAACATTAATTGAGATTGAACGAAATCTTCAAAGGAAGAGCCGAAGTCTAAAGGAATTTGCTGGAATGCCTTATCCAAGTGGATATGTGGTTGAGCAGTTGGGAAATAAGCTCATATACGAAGAGCGGAGTTACAATCCAGCCGAACAATTGCAAGAATACAATAATTTGTTCTTCAATCTTACAG TTTTTTGTTTTGAAGCGTttgataaaacccttaaagaCATAATGGGGCGTTCCAATTGTTCTGACAAATTACTCGGAGGGAAAGTAATTGTATTTGGTGGAGATTTTCGGCAAATATTACCGGTTGTACCAAGGGGCAGCCGTTCAGATATAATACATTCTACAATAAATTCATCATACATCTGGGATCATTGTGTTGTGCTGAAGCTTACAAAGAACATGCGACTCCAACAAGCCGGCAATACTTCAAGTACATCTGAATTAGAATTGTTTTCTAATTGGATATTAAAAGTTGGCGATGGGAAATTGGAAGAACCTAACGATGGTTACACGGATATTCCTATTCCAAATGATTTCTTAATTTCTAACTATGATGATCCACTAGAAGCCATTGTTAGTGAAACATATCCGAATTTTCTTAACAATTACAGGAATCCAGAATTTTTGCAATCAAGAGCTATATTGGCAGGAACAATTGAAACGATTGACATCATAAATCAATACGTTTTGGAATTCATACCAG GTGAAGAAAAGGAATATTTAAGTTCAGATTCTGTAGACACTTTTGACGGTGAAGGAAATGAAGCTTTTGATGTTTTGACCCCGGAATTTTTGAATACACTTACAACTTCCAGTCTACCTAACCACAAGATTAAATTGAAGATTGGGACCCCTATTATGTTGCTTCGAAACATTGATCAACCTGAAGGTCTCTGCAATGGAACAAGGCTTATAGTTACAAGATTGGCAAACCAC GGTAATGAATCATCACTTTCTAAAAGGTTGCGGACAGGTTTTGTATAA